Proteins encoded in a region of the Falco rusticolus isolate bFalRus1 chromosome 10, bFalRus1.pri, whole genome shotgun sequence genome:
- the LOC119155111 gene encoding serine/threonine-protein phosphatase 4 regulatory subunit 1-like isoform X2 → MAVGFEDYGPDCDSMRITAFLDIPGQDNLTPLARLEKYAFSDNIFNRQIIARGLLDVFRDFSNNEEDFLTVMEIVVRLSEDAEPTVRTELMEQIPPIAIFLQESRPKFPTAFFEYLMPIVVRYLTDVNNQVRKAGQEALLILLEQDLVAQSDIENKVCPILLDLSAPDSDDEYKVEAVNIICKMASMLSRTTVEHMLLPRFCELCSDGKLFQVRKICAANFGDICNAVGQEATERLLIPKFFELCSDNVWGMRKACAECFMAVSYTTSPEVRRSKLSPLFISLISDTCRWVRQAAFQSLGPFISTFANPSSAGLYIREDGTLSIRPPMQDVNSSSCQPSNNITLMSSSTNAALPSSEQPREIKPESSTEEASAEVNAKLSVENLKDTQEEGSDRCTNPGEDVSRSSQGDRVAAGVVEVTKDSSFPGVNSRLQSAEDVFNTFLYWRPPLPDISHDLELLQFKTEKHKDSCSVPCNNCVASNEIKKVLESLQEHIDDPDVQAQVQVLSAALRAAQFDSVGDYETKKMEESSGKLQNKTVSDETAVSDATCSQVVEDTLSSAAGQDNISDQATTSIPKSTDSEEQHRGTKVFLKKEQENNSPFEDDKSKLQDIIPQPLLDQYLSMTDPARAQTVDTEIAKHCAYSLPGVALTLGRQNWHCLKDTYETLASDVQWKVRRTLAFSIHELAVILGDQLTAADLVPIFNGFLKDLDEVRIGVLKHLYDFLKLLHADKRREYLYQLQEFVVTDNSRNWRFRYELAEQLILILELYNPNDVYDYLRHIALTLCSDKVSEVRWISFKLVVAILQKFYANNANALGLNFINELVVRFRHCSKWVGRQAFAFICQAVVEEECMPVDQFVEHLLPSLLSLASDPVPNVRVLLAKALRQTLLEKAYFKSVGNPHLEAAEETILALQSDRDQDVSFFATIKLKQGNVDSTSIEKQS, encoded by the exons TTGGGTTTGAAGATTATGGACCAGACTGCGATAGCATGAGGATAACTGCTTTCTTGGATATTCCTGGACAGGATAACTTGACTCCACTGGCTCGCCTTGAAAAATATGCCTTCAgtgataacatatttaacaG GCAAATTATTGCTAGAGGTCTTTTGGATGTCTTTCGAGATTTCAGTAATAATGAAGAAGACTTCCTGACTGTGATGGAAATAGTTGTCAGGCTCTCTGAAGATGcag AGCCAACTGTACGTACAGAGCTGATGGAACAAATACCTCCTATTGCcatttttctgcaagaaagTAGACCAAAATTCCCAACAGCATTTTTTGAATACCTTATGCCCATAGTAGTGAGATACCTCACAGATGTTAATAATCAG GTTAGAAAGGCAGGTCAAGAAGCACTGCTTATACTGCTAGAACAAGATCTTGTTGCTCAGAGTGACATTGAAAATAAGGTGTGTCCAATTCTGTTGGACCTCTCAGCTCCCGACAGTGATGATGAGTACAAGGTGGAAGCTGTGAAT ATAATCTGTAAAATGGCTTCTATGTTGAGCAGAACAACAGTTGAGCACATGCTGCTTCCTCGTTTCTGTGAACTGTGCAGTGATGGGAAATTGTTTCAAGTACGAAAG aTATGTGCAGCTAATTTTGGTGACATTTGTAATGCAGTTGGGCAAGAAGCCACAGAAAGACTGCTG ATTCCCAAGTTCTTTGAACTATGTTCAGATAATGTTTGGGGAATGAGAAAAGCTTGCGCTGAATGCTTTATGGCAGTGTCTTACACCACATCCCCGGAAGTTCGCAGAAGCAAACTATCGCCGCTGTTTATCAGTCTTATCAGTGACACTTGTAGATGG GTTCGTCAGGCTGCTTTTCAGTCTCTTGGCCCATTTATTTCTACCTTCGCAAACCCTTCAAGTGCTGGTCTTTACATTCGAGAAGATGGGACACTGAGTATCCGACCACCAATGCAAGATGTGAATTCCAGTTCCTGTCAGCCAAGCAACAACATAACTTTAATGTCCTCTAGTACAAATGCTGCGTTGCCCAG TTCAGAACAGCCAAGGGAAATCAAACCAGAGTCATCGACTGAGGAGGCTTCAGCTGAAGTTAATGCAAAGCTCTCAGTTGAGAACCTAAAAGATACACAGGAAGAAGGTTCAGATCGTTGTACTAATCCTGGAGAAGATGTGTCTCGATCGTCTCAGGGTGACAGAGTTGCTGCTGGTGTCGTAGAAGTCACTAAGGACAGCAGTTTTCCTGGAGTGAACTCAAGGCTACAGTCTGCTGAGGATGTATTTAATACGTTTCTATACTGGCGCCCTCCTCTGCCTGATATAAGTCACGATCTGGAGTTGCTTCAGTTCAAGACTGAAAAGCACAAAGATAGCTGTTCTGTGCCCTGTAATAACTGTGTTGCtagtaatgaaataaaaaaagttctaGAAAGCTTACAAGAGCACATAGATGATCCAGATGTTCAAG CTCAGGTCCAAGTATTGTCCGCTGCTCTCAGAGCTGCTCAGTTTGATTCTGTTGGTGACTATGAGaccaaaaaaatggaagaaagcagtggcaaacttcagaacaaaacagtttcagatgaaacagctgtttcagaTGCTACCTGCAGCCAGGTGGTGGAGGATACTTTGTCATCCGCTGCTGGCCAGGATAACATCAGTGATCAGGCTACCACAAGTATCCCGAAAAGCACA GACTCGGAGGAGCAACACAGAGGAACcaaagtgtttttaaagaaagaacaagaaaacaattcaCCATTTGAAGATGACAAGTCAAAATTACAG GATATCATACCTCAACCTTTATTAGACCAGTACTTGTCAATGACCGACCCAGCTAGAGCCCAGACTGTTGATACTGAAATAGCCAAACACTGTGCGTATAGTCTTCCTGGGGTGGCCTTAACACTGGGCAGGCAGAACTGGCACTGCCTGAAAGATACATACGAGACGCTGGCCTCAGATgtacag TGGAAGGTACGTCGGACACTAGCTTTCTCCATACATGAACTAGCGGTTATTTTGGGGGATCAGCTAACAGCTGCTGATCTGGTGCCAATCTTCAATGGATTCTTGAAAGATCTGGATGAAGTGCGTATTGGTGTCCTTAAACATCTGTATGACTTTCTGAAG ttaCTTCATGCAGACAAAAGGCGAGAGTATCTTTACCAACTTCAAGAATTTGTGGTGACTGATAACAGCAGGAACTGGAGGTTTCGTTACGAGCTGGCGga GCAGCTGATCCTGATACTGGAACTCTACAATCCCAATGATGTCTATGACTACTTAAGACATATTGCACTAACTCTCTGCTCCGATAAAGTTTCAGAAGTTCGGTGGATCTCCTTCAAACTG GTTGTAGCAATACTACAGAAGTTCTACGCAAACAACGCAAATGCACTGGGATTAAATTTCATTAATGAGCTTGTTGTACGGTTTCGTCACTGCTCCAAGTGGGTTGGAAGACAAGCTTTTGCCTTCATCTGTCAG GCTGTAGTAGAAGAAGAATGCATGCCTGTCGACCAGTTTGTTGAACACTTACTCCCCAGCCTTTTAAGTCTCGCTTCAGATCCTGTGCCAAACGTCAGGGTTCTGCTCGCCAAGGCTCTGAGGCAGACGCTGCTGGAGAAAG cttattttaaaagtgttggCAACCCTCATctagaagcagcagaagagaccATTCTAGCCTTGCAGTCTGACAGAGATCAAGATGTGTCTTTCTTTGCCACCATAAAACTGAAACAGGGTAACGTGGACAGTACTAGCATTGAAAAACAAAGCTAA
- the LOC119155111 gene encoding serine/threonine-protein phosphatase 4 regulatory subunit 1-like isoform X1: MAGIPLYFVDLQDDLDDFGFEDYGPDCDSMRITAFLDIPGQDNLTPLARLEKYAFSDNIFNRQIIARGLLDVFRDFSNNEEDFLTVMEIVVRLSEDAEPTVRTELMEQIPPIAIFLQESRPKFPTAFFEYLMPIVVRYLTDVNNQVRKAGQEALLILLEQDLVAQSDIENKVCPILLDLSAPDSDDEYKVEAVNIICKMASMLSRTTVEHMLLPRFCELCSDGKLFQVRKICAANFGDICNAVGQEATERLLIPKFFELCSDNVWGMRKACAECFMAVSYTTSPEVRRSKLSPLFISLISDTCRWVRQAAFQSLGPFISTFANPSSAGLYIREDGTLSIRPPMQDVNSSSCQPSNNITLMSSSTNAALPSSEQPREIKPESSTEEASAEVNAKLSVENLKDTQEEGSDRCTNPGEDVSRSSQGDRVAAGVVEVTKDSSFPGVNSRLQSAEDVFNTFLYWRPPLPDISHDLELLQFKTEKHKDSCSVPCNNCVASNEIKKVLESLQEHIDDPDVQAQVQVLSAALRAAQFDSVGDYETKKMEESSGKLQNKTVSDETAVSDATCSQVVEDTLSSAAGQDNISDQATTSIPKSTDSEEQHRGTKVFLKKEQENNSPFEDDKSKLQDIIPQPLLDQYLSMTDPARAQTVDTEIAKHCAYSLPGVALTLGRQNWHCLKDTYETLASDVQWKVRRTLAFSIHELAVILGDQLTAADLVPIFNGFLKDLDEVRIGVLKHLYDFLKLLHADKRREYLYQLQEFVVTDNSRNWRFRYELAEQLILILELYNPNDVYDYLRHIALTLCSDKVSEVRWISFKLVVAILQKFYANNANALGLNFINELVVRFRHCSKWVGRQAFAFICQAVVEEECMPVDQFVEHLLPSLLSLASDPVPNVRVLLAKALRQTLLEKAYFKSVGNPHLEAAEETILALQSDRDQDVSFFATIKLKQGNVDSTSIEKQS; this comes from the exons TTGGGTTTGAAGATTATGGACCAGACTGCGATAGCATGAGGATAACTGCTTTCTTGGATATTCCTGGACAGGATAACTTGACTCCACTGGCTCGCCTTGAAAAATATGCCTTCAgtgataacatatttaacaG GCAAATTATTGCTAGAGGTCTTTTGGATGTCTTTCGAGATTTCAGTAATAATGAAGAAGACTTCCTGACTGTGATGGAAATAGTTGTCAGGCTCTCTGAAGATGcag AGCCAACTGTACGTACAGAGCTGATGGAACAAATACCTCCTATTGCcatttttctgcaagaaagTAGACCAAAATTCCCAACAGCATTTTTTGAATACCTTATGCCCATAGTAGTGAGATACCTCACAGATGTTAATAATCAG GTTAGAAAGGCAGGTCAAGAAGCACTGCTTATACTGCTAGAACAAGATCTTGTTGCTCAGAGTGACATTGAAAATAAGGTGTGTCCAATTCTGTTGGACCTCTCAGCTCCCGACAGTGATGATGAGTACAAGGTGGAAGCTGTGAAT ATAATCTGTAAAATGGCTTCTATGTTGAGCAGAACAACAGTTGAGCACATGCTGCTTCCTCGTTTCTGTGAACTGTGCAGTGATGGGAAATTGTTTCAAGTACGAAAG aTATGTGCAGCTAATTTTGGTGACATTTGTAATGCAGTTGGGCAAGAAGCCACAGAAAGACTGCTG ATTCCCAAGTTCTTTGAACTATGTTCAGATAATGTTTGGGGAATGAGAAAAGCTTGCGCTGAATGCTTTATGGCAGTGTCTTACACCACATCCCCGGAAGTTCGCAGAAGCAAACTATCGCCGCTGTTTATCAGTCTTATCAGTGACACTTGTAGATGG GTTCGTCAGGCTGCTTTTCAGTCTCTTGGCCCATTTATTTCTACCTTCGCAAACCCTTCAAGTGCTGGTCTTTACATTCGAGAAGATGGGACACTGAGTATCCGACCACCAATGCAAGATGTGAATTCCAGTTCCTGTCAGCCAAGCAACAACATAACTTTAATGTCCTCTAGTACAAATGCTGCGTTGCCCAG TTCAGAACAGCCAAGGGAAATCAAACCAGAGTCATCGACTGAGGAGGCTTCAGCTGAAGTTAATGCAAAGCTCTCAGTTGAGAACCTAAAAGATACACAGGAAGAAGGTTCAGATCGTTGTACTAATCCTGGAGAAGATGTGTCTCGATCGTCTCAGGGTGACAGAGTTGCTGCTGGTGTCGTAGAAGTCACTAAGGACAGCAGTTTTCCTGGAGTGAACTCAAGGCTACAGTCTGCTGAGGATGTATTTAATACGTTTCTATACTGGCGCCCTCCTCTGCCTGATATAAGTCACGATCTGGAGTTGCTTCAGTTCAAGACTGAAAAGCACAAAGATAGCTGTTCTGTGCCCTGTAATAACTGTGTTGCtagtaatgaaataaaaaaagttctaGAAAGCTTACAAGAGCACATAGATGATCCAGATGTTCAAG CTCAGGTCCAAGTATTGTCCGCTGCTCTCAGAGCTGCTCAGTTTGATTCTGTTGGTGACTATGAGaccaaaaaaatggaagaaagcagtggcaaacttcagaacaaaacagtttcagatgaaacagctgtttcagaTGCTACCTGCAGCCAGGTGGTGGAGGATACTTTGTCATCCGCTGCTGGCCAGGATAACATCAGTGATCAGGCTACCACAAGTATCCCGAAAAGCACA GACTCGGAGGAGCAACACAGAGGAACcaaagtgtttttaaagaaagaacaagaaaacaattcaCCATTTGAAGATGACAAGTCAAAATTACAG GATATCATACCTCAACCTTTATTAGACCAGTACTTGTCAATGACCGACCCAGCTAGAGCCCAGACTGTTGATACTGAAATAGCCAAACACTGTGCGTATAGTCTTCCTGGGGTGGCCTTAACACTGGGCAGGCAGAACTGGCACTGCCTGAAAGATACATACGAGACGCTGGCCTCAGATgtacag TGGAAGGTACGTCGGACACTAGCTTTCTCCATACATGAACTAGCGGTTATTTTGGGGGATCAGCTAACAGCTGCTGATCTGGTGCCAATCTTCAATGGATTCTTGAAAGATCTGGATGAAGTGCGTATTGGTGTCCTTAAACATCTGTATGACTTTCTGAAG ttaCTTCATGCAGACAAAAGGCGAGAGTATCTTTACCAACTTCAAGAATTTGTGGTGACTGATAACAGCAGGAACTGGAGGTTTCGTTACGAGCTGGCGga GCAGCTGATCCTGATACTGGAACTCTACAATCCCAATGATGTCTATGACTACTTAAGACATATTGCACTAACTCTCTGCTCCGATAAAGTTTCAGAAGTTCGGTGGATCTCCTTCAAACTG GTTGTAGCAATACTACAGAAGTTCTACGCAAACAACGCAAATGCACTGGGATTAAATTTCATTAATGAGCTTGTTGTACGGTTTCGTCACTGCTCCAAGTGGGTTGGAAGACAAGCTTTTGCCTTCATCTGTCAG GCTGTAGTAGAAGAAGAATGCATGCCTGTCGACCAGTTTGTTGAACACTTACTCCCCAGCCTTTTAAGTCTCGCTTCAGATCCTGTGCCAAACGTCAGGGTTCTGCTCGCCAAGGCTCTGAGGCAGACGCTGCTGGAGAAAG cttattttaaaagtgttggCAACCCTCATctagaagcagcagaagagaccATTCTAGCCTTGCAGTCTGACAGAGATCAAGATGTGTCTTTCTTTGCCACCATAAAACTGAAACAGGGTAACGTGGACAGTACTAGCATTGAAAAACAAAGCTAA